A single Natranaerobius thermophilus JW/NM-WN-LF DNA region contains:
- the hutI gene encoding imidazolonepropionase: MVKDLKAVDKIVINAGELVTAAGNSDRPKVGTELNNLGLIQNGAVAIKGDRIEAVGTTESVIEQVEVTAKTKVIDARGKTVMPGFVDPHTHIIFGSTREKELGLRIEGAEYLEILKAGGGILGTVESTRQTSEDELYYAGKQRLDTFLKEGVTTVESKSGYGLDTATELKQLRVANKLGKTHPADVVHTFLGAHAIPKEHKDNPDKYIEIVVEEMLPRVIEENLAEFCDVFCEEGVFNIDQSRKVLQTARTKGILPKIHADEINPLGGAELAAELGAVSADHLGKATDRGIKEMAEKGVVAVLLPGTLFFLMKDEYARGRRMVEEGVPVALSTDRNPGSSPTESMSLIVSLACLKMKLLPSEAINAATINAAHAINRGHLIGSIEKGKQADIVIFDMPNHEYLPYHYGINHVERVIKKGTIVV, encoded by the coding sequence ATGGTTAAAGATCTAAAAGCTGTTGATAAAATAGTTATTAACGCAGGAGAGCTAGTAACAGCAGCTGGTAATAGTGACCGCCCCAAAGTTGGGACAGAACTTAACAACCTCGGTTTAATTCAAAATGGGGCTGTAGCTATTAAAGGTGACAGAATTGAAGCTGTGGGGACTACCGAGTCAGTAATTGAACAAGTGGAAGTCACAGCTAAAACTAAAGTGATAGACGCCCGTGGGAAAACAGTAATGCCTGGTTTTGTTGACCCACACACTCACATTATATTTGGCTCTACCAGGGAAAAAGAACTGGGATTGCGTATCGAAGGAGCGGAATATTTAGAAATATTAAAAGCCGGAGGAGGCATTTTAGGTACTGTCGAATCTACGCGCCAAACATCGGAAGATGAATTATATTATGCTGGAAAACAGCGATTAGACACTTTTTTAAAAGAGGGAGTAACAACCGTAGAATCCAAAAGTGGCTATGGCCTTGATACAGCAACAGAACTTAAACAGCTAAGAGTTGCTAACAAACTTGGGAAAACTCATCCCGCAGATGTAGTTCATACATTTTTGGGAGCCCATGCCATTCCCAAAGAGCATAAAGATAACCCGGACAAGTATATAGAAATAGTTGTAGAAGAGATGTTGCCCCGGGTTATAGAAGAAAATCTGGCGGAATTTTGTGATGTGTTTTGTGAAGAAGGTGTATTCAACATAGATCAGTCCAGGAAAGTCTTACAAACTGCCAGGACAAAAGGTATATTGCCCAAAATCCATGCCGATGAGATTAATCCCCTGGGAGGGGCAGAACTGGCCGCAGAATTAGGTGCCGTCTCTGCAGATCATCTTGGTAAAGCTACAGATCGAGGTATAAAAGAAATGGCAGAAAAAGGAGTAGTGGCTGTTCTACTTCCCGGGACACTGTTTTTCTTAATGAAGGATGAGTATGCTAGAGGCAGAAGAATGGTTGAAGAAGGAGTTCCTGTAGCCTTATCCACGGATAGAAATCCTGGTTCATCACCAACTGAATCTATGAGTTTAATTGTTTCTCTTGCCTGTTTAAAAATGAAATTACTCCCCAGTGAGGCGATCAATGCAGCTACTATAAATGCTGCACATGCCATTAACAGGGGACATCTCATTGGAAGTATCGAAAAAGGTAAACAAGCTGATATTGTGATTTTTGATATGCCGAACCATGAGTACTTGCCTTATCATTATGGGATTAATCACGTGGAACGTGTGATTAAGAAAGGTACTATTGTGGTTTGA
- the ftcD gene encoding glutamate formimidoyltransferase has translation MALIECVPNYSEGRDKAIIEKIESHFKDKEGIKLLDTAPDEDHNRTVITVVGEPEPLVEAVIASAKTAHEEIDMTKHQGEHPRMGATDVIPLTPVKDISMEECVELSKDIAKRLGEDLDIPVFMYEESATRKDRKNLAKVRKGEYEGVKKRINEEGEEPDYGPAKMHETAGATAVGARKPLVAYNVNLSTSDVDIAKKIAKNIRQRSGGLKNVKALGIYLDDRQVAQVTMNLVDVNQTPIYRVQELIKIEAARYGVYITDCEIVGLTPVEALIDVARYYLQLDGFDSEQVLENRLID, from the coding sequence ATGGCTTTAATTGAATGTGTACCTAATTACAGTGAGGGGAGAGACAAGGCAATAATCGAAAAAATTGAGTCACATTTTAAAGACAAGGAAGGTATCAAACTTTTAGACACAGCGCCCGATGAAGATCATAACCGAACTGTTATAACTGTAGTTGGAGAACCAGAACCTCTTGTAGAAGCTGTGATAGCTTCGGCAAAAACTGCCCATGAAGAAATTGATATGACAAAACATCAGGGTGAACACCCTCGAATGGGAGCTACAGATGTAATACCATTAACACCAGTGAAGGATATATCCATGGAAGAATGTGTAGAACTTTCCAAGGATATTGCCAAACGGCTAGGAGAAGACTTGGATATTCCCGTATTTATGTATGAAGAATCAGCTACAAGAAAGGACAGGAAAAACTTAGCTAAAGTAAGGAAAGGGGAGTATGAAGGGGTTAAAAAACGAATAAATGAAGAAGGGGAAGAACCAGATTATGGACCTGCAAAAATGCACGAAACTGCTGGAGCTACTGCAGTAGGAGCTAGAAAACCCCTTGTTGCTTATAATGTGAATTTAAGCACTTCTGATGTGGATATAGCAAAGAAAATTGCCAAAAATATTCGCCAAAGAAGTGGTGGCTTAAAAAATGTTAAAGCTCTGGGAATATATTTAGATGATAGGCAAGTTGCTCAGGTGACTATGAACTTGGTTGATGTAAATCAAACCCCTATTTATAGGGTGCAAGAATTAATTAAAATCGAAGCTGCTAGATATGGAGTATACATCACTGATTGTGAAATAGTGGGGCTAACCCCTGTAGAGGCTCTAATTGATGTTGCTCGCTATTATCTACAGCTAGATGGATTTGATTCGGAACAAGTCTTAGAAAACCGATTGATTGATTAA
- the hutU gene encoding urocanate hydratase codes for MSRKVRAPRGTDLHCKGWQQEGPMRMLMNNLDPEVAEKPEELIVYGGSGKAARNWEAFDAIVKSLQELEDDETLLVQSGKPVGVFKTHSQAPRVLIANSLLVPSWADWDQFRELEKQGLTMYGQMTAGSWIYIGTQGILQGTYETFGAAADKHYNGDLSGKFVLTAGLGGMGGAQPLAVTMNNGVVLCVEVDRERIERRIDYQYLDKMAENLDEALELVDEAVSEKKPLSIGLLGNAASIYPELVKRGRIPDMVTDQTSAHDILNGYVPADLDFPYALELRHQDPEKYMKLSKSSIAKHVEAMLEFQKQGAIVFDYGNNIRQQAYIEGITKAFDFPGFVPAYIRPQFCEGKGPFRWVALSGDPEDIYRTDRLILEEFSDNEHLCRWIKMAGEQVSFQGLPSRICWLGYGERARFGKLINDLVAKGEIKAPIVIGRDHLDCGSVASPNRETEGMKDGSDAIADWPILNALINTAAGAHWVSVHHGGGVGIGYSLHAGIVVMADGSKDAEERLERVLTSDPGTGIIRHVDAGYELAKKTASEQGVNIPMWS; via the coding sequence ATGTCAAGGAAGGTTAGAGCACCCAGAGGAACTGATTTGCATTGTAAAGGTTGGCAGCAGGAAGGGCCTATGAGAATGTTAATGAACAACCTTGACCCAGAAGTTGCTGAAAAGCCTGAAGAACTTATTGTTTATGGTGGTAGTGGCAAGGCAGCAAGAAACTGGGAAGCCTTTGATGCCATTGTAAAAAGTTTACAAGAACTTGAGGATGATGAAACTCTACTAGTACAATCGGGAAAACCTGTGGGAGTATTTAAAACCCATTCTCAAGCACCTCGGGTGCTAATTGCAAATTCACTGTTGGTTCCATCCTGGGCAGATTGGGATCAATTCAGGGAACTAGAGAAACAGGGTTTGACCATGTATGGACAAATGACTGCGGGTAGTTGGATTTATATTGGCACCCAGGGAATATTACAGGGTACCTATGAAACATTTGGAGCGGCTGCTGATAAACATTACAATGGAGATTTGTCCGGAAAGTTTGTACTAACTGCTGGCCTTGGAGGAATGGGGGGTGCCCAACCTTTAGCTGTGACCATGAATAATGGTGTGGTATTATGCGTAGAAGTTGACAGGGAACGTATAGAAAGAAGAATTGATTATCAATATTTAGATAAAATGGCAGAAAATTTGGACGAAGCGTTAGAGTTAGTGGATGAAGCCGTCTCCGAGAAAAAACCCCTTTCTATTGGGCTTTTAGGGAACGCAGCTTCTATTTATCCGGAATTAGTTAAAAGGGGTAGAATTCCGGATATGGTAACTGACCAAACATCGGCTCACGACATCCTAAATGGGTATGTACCAGCAGATTTAGACTTTCCTTATGCTTTAGAGCTCAGACATCAAGATCCAGAAAAATACATGAAGCTTTCAAAATCAAGTATAGCGAAACATGTGGAAGCCATGCTTGAATTTCAAAAACAAGGAGCTATAGTTTTTGACTATGGGAACAATATCCGACAGCAAGCTTACATTGAAGGTATTACTAAAGCTTTTGATTTTCCCGGTTTTGTTCCGGCTTATATACGTCCGCAATTTTGTGAAGGCAAAGGGCCCTTCCGCTGGGTAGCTCTATCAGGGGATCCGGAAGATATATATCGTACAGATCGATTAATATTAGAAGAGTTTTCAGACAATGAACATTTATGTCGCTGGATTAAAATGGCTGGTGAACAAGTGAGCTTTCAGGGACTTCCCTCCAGAATTTGTTGGTTAGGTTACGGTGAGAGAGCTCGATTTGGGAAGTTGATCAATGATCTAGTAGCTAAAGGTGAAATTAAAGCACCAATTGTTATTGGCCGAGACCACTTAGATTGTGGTTCAGTAGCTTCACCAAATAGAGAAACTGAAGGCATGAAAGATGGCAGTGATGCCATTGCTGATTGGCCTATTTTGAATGCTTTAATTAATACGGCTGCTGGGGCTCACTGGGTATCGGTACATCATGGCGGAGGTGTGGGAATAGGTTATTCCCTTCACGCTGGAATTGTAGTCATGGCAGATGGCAGTAAGGACGCCGAAGAACGACTTGAACGAGTTTTAACTTCAGATCCTGGAACAGGTATTATTAGGCATGTAGATGCCGGTTATGAACTAGCTAAAAAAACTGCCAGTGAGCAGGGAGTTAATATACCCATGTGGAGCTAA
- the hutH gene encoding histidine ammonia-lyase — protein sequence MIHLTGENLKFKEIEKVINHGEQVELSTQAKENIIASRRLIDDLTEKESIVYGVTTGFGKFSDTFISSENLQQLQENLILSHSAGVGEPFSEQVVRGMMLFRANSLAKGHSGIRLETVQLLIDMLNKGVHPIIPSKGSLGASGDLAPLAHMVLVMIGKGEAYYHGDRMAGDKALSEAGLSPVKLGAKEGLALINGTQAIVSVGTLTWLRMKNLLKTADICAAMTIDSLEGILDAFQDKIFRLRPHPGHGKTAENIRRLLQDSEIIENREHKRVQDAYTLRCIPQIHGASKDAHEHIGGILNREINSTTDNPLIFPQENEVISGGNFHGQPLALPMDYMSMAIAELANVAERRIERLVNPNLNFGLPPFLIKDGGVSSGFMIAQYTAASLVSENKSLAHPASVDSIPSSANQEDHVSMGTIGARKALSILENTEKVLAIELLCASQALDYRQPRQSGSGTRKAYELVREQVPHLAEDRELASDIETVEQLIVEGRLVSELEKTIGELK from the coding sequence TTGATACACCTGACTGGTGAAAATCTAAAATTTAAAGAGATTGAAAAAGTTATCAATCACGGAGAACAAGTAGAACTGTCCACGCAAGCTAAGGAAAACATAATTGCCAGCAGGCGACTCATTGATGATTTAACTGAAAAAGAATCAATAGTATATGGAGTTACAACAGGTTTTGGTAAATTTAGTGACACTTTCATCTCTAGTGAAAATTTACAACAGCTTCAGGAAAACTTGATTTTAAGTCATTCAGCTGGAGTTGGTGAACCTTTTTCCGAGCAAGTGGTACGGGGAATGATGCTTTTTAGAGCTAATAGCCTGGCCAAGGGTCATTCTGGAATACGTTTAGAGACGGTGCAATTATTGATAGATATGTTAAATAAAGGAGTACACCCTATTATCCCTTCTAAAGGGTCTTTGGGAGCTAGTGGTGATCTAGCGCCTTTAGCTCACATGGTTTTAGTGATGATTGGAAAGGGAGAAGCATATTATCATGGCGATAGAATGGCAGGTGACAAAGCATTATCGGAGGCTGGTTTATCTCCCGTCAAACTAGGAGCAAAAGAGGGCTTGGCCTTAATAAATGGCACCCAGGCCATCGTTTCAGTGGGCACTTTAACATGGTTAAGAATGAAAAACCTTTTAAAGACTGCCGATATATGTGCAGCTATGACCATTGATTCTTTGGAAGGAATCTTGGATGCATTTCAAGACAAGATTTTTCGTCTGCGACCTCATCCGGGGCATGGCAAAACAGCTGAAAATATCCGCCGACTGCTACAGGACAGTGAAATCATAGAAAATAGGGAACACAAGCGAGTACAGGATGCTTATACACTGCGATGTATTCCTCAAATCCATGGTGCTTCTAAGGATGCCCATGAGCATATAGGGGGAATTCTTAATAGGGAAATTAATTCAACTACCGACAACCCATTGATTTTCCCTCAAGAAAATGAGGTCATATCCGGCGGAAACTTTCACGGGCAACCTTTAGCTCTACCTATGGATTATATGAGTATGGCTATAGCCGAGTTGGCCAATGTCGCCGAACGGAGGATAGAAAGACTGGTAAATCCTAATTTAAATTTTGGATTGCCTCCTTTTTTAATTAAAGATGGTGGTGTCAGTTCTGGATTTATGATTGCCCAGTACACTGCTGCATCTTTGGTAAGTGAGAATAAAAGTCTAGCTCATCCAGCTAGTGTAGACTCAATACCGAGTTCGGCTAATCAAGAAGACCATGTTAGCATGGGTACAATTGGAGCCCGAAAAGCATTATCCATACTGGAGAACACTGAAAAAGTATTGGCTATTGAGCTGTTGTGTGCCTCTCAAGCATTGGATTATAGGCAGCCACGTCAAAGTGGAAGTGGTACAAGAAAGGCTTATGAACTGGTAAGAGAACAAGTCCCCCACTTAGCCGAGGATAGAGAATTAGCTTCGGATATAGAAACTGTTGAACAGCTGATTGTTGAAGGTCGCCTAGTTTCGGAACTAGAGAAAACCATAGGAGAACTGAAGTAG
- a CDS encoding helix-turn-helix domain-containing protein, whose product MNFQTSSPGKMLKTIRKNCGLRQEEITGDYITRNLISLIENNRTPLNSDVASLVAENINKSLNYSLIHWVDTEDFYRPERYKVKEEVKDFINRKEQELLEGNLTLDEQELKSVENTLRKYRLTDKKAVLYELLSDFYNSSKQLNNEYMYLIRSKENYSFYPHHKDKLFAIKQRIIDNLINRDIEDSALKLIEIMYDTFESINGLNQRERNLLQYKKAWALYHQADYSSSIALINSILCNDSCTADDNELKANIENDFITTDCLLLLAKCYSATDALKKAKNIYYELWEKLSIENNTNKMLDIIINLINIEVRCNNKTNLFKLLNYSVTNESILKKQAQTKTLFKYYLELSQGWESIEDLDQAKDYYLAAIQVAISNNDQEELLEVSKKIFNFCEKRNQNYFLAKISPHLQEWIS is encoded by the coding sequence GTGAATTTTCAAACTTCCTCCCCTGGGAAAATGTTAAAAACAATTAGAAAAAATTGCGGGCTTAGACAGGAAGAAATCACTGGAGACTACATTACGAGAAATTTGATCAGTTTAATAGAAAATAATAGAACTCCGCTTAATAGTGATGTAGCTTCTCTAGTTGCTGAAAATATTAATAAAAGCTTAAATTATTCACTTATCCACTGGGTTGATACTGAAGATTTTTACAGGCCCGAGAGATATAAAGTAAAGGAAGAAGTGAAGGATTTTATTAACAGAAAAGAACAGGAGTTGCTTGAGGGAAATTTAACACTTGATGAGCAAGAATTAAAATCAGTGGAAAATACTTTGCGAAAATATCGCTTAACAGATAAAAAAGCAGTACTTTACGAGCTGCTATCCGATTTCTACAATTCCTCTAAACAATTAAATAATGAGTATATGTATTTGATCAGGTCCAAAGAAAATTATAGTTTTTATCCCCATCACAAAGATAAATTGTTTGCAATCAAACAGCGAATTATTGATAATCTTATTAATAGAGATATAGAGGATAGTGCTTTAAAATTAATCGAAATTATGTACGATACATTTGAATCCATCAACGGTTTGAATCAAAGGGAAAGAAATCTCTTGCAATATAAAAAAGCCTGGGCTTTATACCATCAGGCCGATTATTCGTCAAGTATTGCACTTATAAATTCAATACTATGTAATGATAGCTGTACAGCTGATGATAATGAGCTCAAGGCTAATATTGAGAATGATTTTATTACGACAGATTGCTTGCTGCTATTGGCAAAATGTTATAGCGCAACAGATGCTTTAAAAAAAGCAAAAAATATCTATTATGAGCTTTGGGAAAAACTTAGCATAGAAAACAACACTAATAAAATGCTTGACATAATTATAAACTTAATCAATATCGAAGTCCGATGTAATAACAAAACCAATCTTTTCAAATTACTCAATTACAGCGTAACAAATGAGTCTATTCTTAAAAAACAAGCCCAGACCAAGACATTATTTAAATATTATCTAGAATTGTCCCAGGGGTGGGAAAGCATAGAAGACTTAGATCAGGCTAAAGATTATTATTTAGCAGCTATTCAAGTTGCTATCTCAAACAATGACCAGGAAGAGCTATTAGAGGTATCCAAAAAAATCTTCAATTTTTGTGAGAAAAGAAACCAGAACTACTTCCTTGCAAAAATATCACCACATTTACAAGAATGGATAAGTTAA
- a CDS encoding S41 family peptidase, producing MAGFNKKTFLNYSLFIFAVLIALMIFIPEAYSASPGPEKLEENIDANPLIPDLTKEEELREKLVEEAVEILETYYVEEPPHDIQDAESLEELFEILDDPYTMYLSEKEKEEFAEYSGDPVNGKVIADSLGYIQIKEFSENSSEDFKQVIIELLEEDIQGWVVNLRGNPGGTVEDAGKILGHFVGEQDIVVAENYREQIICGSKATEPQLEKPAVFLVDRRSASAAEMFAYAIKNQNRGLVIGEKTFGKGTVQNLFPLSEGGGLLTTIYEVKTLDGKTIEGKGIEPHFDLTDIAIKTEILKTTKRSLIKDVLSDN from the coding sequence TTGGCTGGTTTTAATAAAAAAACTTTTTTAAACTACTCTTTGTTTATTTTTGCAGTGCTTATCGCTTTAATGATTTTTATTCCAGAGGCGTATAGTGCTAGCCCTGGCCCTGAAAAATTAGAAGAAAATATTGACGCTAACCCTCTTATTCCCGACTTAACAAAAGAGGAGGAGTTGCGCGAAAAACTGGTTGAAGAAGCCGTTGAAATTTTAGAGACTTATTATGTGGAGGAACCTCCCCATGATATTCAAGATGCAGAAAGTTTAGAAGAGCTTTTTGAAATATTAGATGACCCTTATACCATGTACTTGTCTGAAAAAGAAAAAGAAGAATTTGCCGAATACTCTGGCGACCCTGTAAATGGTAAGGTTATTGCAGACTCTTTAGGTTATATTCAGATTAAAGAATTTAGCGAAAACTCTAGTGAAGATTTCAAACAAGTAATTATAGAACTTTTAGAAGAGGATATACAGGGTTGGGTAGTAAACCTGCGTGGTAATCCTGGAGGAACAGTTGAAGATGCAGGTAAAATTTTAGGTCATTTTGTTGGTGAACAAGATATCGTGGTGGCAGAAAATTATAGGGAACAAATTATTTGCGGATCTAAAGCAACTGAACCTCAGCTAGAAAAACCAGCAGTTTTTTTAGTTGATCGAAGGTCGGCTAGTGCAGCTGAAATGTTTGCTTATGCTATTAAAAATCAGAATAGAGGTTTAGTTATCGGGGAGAAAACTTTTGGCAAAGGTACTGTGCAAAATTTATTCCCCCTATCAGAAGGGGGAGGGTTGTTAACAACAATATATGAAGTGAAAACATTAGATGGAAAAACAATTGAAGGCAAGGGGATTGAACCGCATTTTGATTTAACGGATATTGCCATTAAGACTGAAATTTTGAAGACGACTAAGAGATCTTTGATTAAAGATGTATTGTCAGATAATTAA
- a CDS encoding PHP domain-containing protein, whose amino-acid sequence MYVYKGNIHIHTKYSDGTSTIEEIAEKAKKRNLDFIIINDHRHLLGKQRRLEGYYHDVLVIIGSEINLEKNHYLAIGIDEEIPRNEDNPQEVIDEVNRQGGIGFIAHPYEKGSPLVRNNRTYPWTDWDAQGFTGMEIINYSSQWRDGIDSKLQGLYANFINDQAYFKFPNKEAFEKWMELTKERRIVGIVGSDAHAPILSKFYFSITVLSYDYLFRCSNNYIYLEEPLSEEYVTAKQQVLNALSRGNLYICHDRKDSGDGLVAYLKSSDNHRFFPGSKLNSGTYTLVCQFKEFVPSKTKLKLHMYRDGHLISEYPFPFREKIRFKQGTYHLVISHPRDENWIILNPFYMWGQ is encoded by the coding sequence ATGTATGTCTATAAAGGCAATATTCACATTCACACTAAATACTCTGATGGTACCTCTACAATTGAAGAAATAGCAGAGAAAGCAAAAAAAAGAAATTTGGATTTTATTATTATTAATGATCATAGACATTTATTAGGTAAACAGCGCAGATTAGAAGGTTATTATCATGATGTACTTGTTATTATTGGTTCTGAAATCAACCTGGAAAAAAACCATTATCTTGCTATCGGAATAGACGAGGAAATCCCTAGAAACGAAGATAATCCCCAGGAAGTTATTGATGAAGTTAATCGGCAAGGTGGGATAGGTTTTATAGCCCATCCTTACGAAAAAGGTTCTCCATTAGTCCGCAATAACAGAACATATCCTTGGACAGACTGGGATGCCCAAGGATTCACCGGGATGGAAATAATCAACTATTCCAGTCAATGGCGTGATGGAATTGATTCCAAATTACAAGGCTTATATGCAAACTTTATAAATGATCAAGCTTACTTTAAATTTCCCAATAAAGAAGCCTTTGAAAAATGGATGGAACTGACTAAAGAGCGAAGAATTGTTGGTATTGTAGGATCTGATGCCCATGCACCAATACTTTCCAAATTTTATTTTTCAATTACAGTCTTAAGCTATGACTATCTATTTAGATGTAGTAATAATTATATTTACCTTGAAGAACCTTTATCCGAAGAATATGTGACTGCAAAACAACAAGTACTAAACGCTCTATCCCGAGGAAATTTATATATATGTCATGATAGGAAAGATTCAGGAGATGGATTGGTAGCTTACTTAAAATCTTCAGATAACCACAGGTTTTTCCCTGGAAGTAAATTAAATTCAGGAACATACACTTTGGTGTGTCAATTTAAAGAGTTTGTACCTTCTAAGACTAAACTGAAATTACACATGTATCGGGACGGACATTTGATATCGGAGTATCCTTTCCCTTTTAGGGAAAAAATTCGGTTTAAGCAAGGTACATATCATCTGGTGATCTCACATCCTCGAGATGAGAATTGGATTATCTTAAATCCTTTTTATATGTGGGGTCAATAA
- a CDS encoding DMT family transporter encodes MFFQSGYFKILISACIWGTVGIFARWSAMPATDLAFYKTLFACLFLLSILPREDLLITNKFKAYMVIFLTGILYALNAILFLSSIYLTTLSNSLFAYYTKPVIVAFLAPFFFRETPEFRNILAIVISLVGLALILTPSVVSISTQDLAGIALGLCAAISASLVVILVKLVQLPAPIVVYYKMVVAILIMLPLVNFQANFHHGQIFIAAIIGVIHTVLPYILYYSGMQVVKASYGITLTYFDPVVASFLGVLIFGEELTYLSLIGGILIISSGAIIMRH; translated from the coding sequence ATGTTTTTCCAGTCTGGTTATTTTAAAATTCTTATTTCAGCTTGTATTTGGGGAACTGTGGGTATTTTTGCCAGATGGAGTGCAATGCCAGCTACTGACCTGGCTTTCTATAAGACATTATTTGCCTGTTTATTTTTATTGTCGATTTTGCCCAGGGAAGATCTTTTGATCACAAATAAATTTAAGGCATACATGGTTATCTTTTTAACAGGAATTTTATATGCTTTGAATGCAATTTTATTTTTATCTTCTATCTATCTAACCACTTTAAGTAATTCTCTATTTGCTTATTACACTAAACCAGTAATTGTAGCATTTTTAGCCCCTTTTTTCTTTCGAGAAACTCCGGAGTTCAGAAATATCCTGGCCATAGTCATTTCTCTGGTAGGTTTAGCCTTAATTTTAACCCCTTCTGTAGTCAGTATATCAACTCAAGACTTGGCAGGGATCGCCTTAGGTTTGTGTGCTGCTATAAGTGCTAGTCTAGTGGTGATCTTAGTAAAGCTAGTGCAATTACCGGCGCCTATAGTAGTTTATTATAAAATGGTTGTGGCCATCTTGATAATGTTGCCCTTGGTGAATTTTCAAGCTAATTTCCACCATGGGCAAATTTTTATAGCGGCAATTATAGGTGTTATTCATACTGTTTTGCCATATATTCTTTATTACTCGGGCATGCAGGTAGTAAAAGCTTCATATGGAATTACTTTAACTTACTTTGATCCTGTTGTGGCTTCTTTTTTAGGGGTGTTAATTTTTGGAGAAGAATTAACCTATCTGTCTCTAATTGGAGGGATATTAATAATAAGCAGTGGTGCAATCATAATGCGTCATTAA
- a CDS encoding YgaP-like transmembrane domain, with translation MIDSMYIQKNVGFYDRIIRIVIGIGLIVVPVLFGFPGWLIALLAALGGSNILEGVLGF, from the coding sequence TTGATTGATTCAATGTATATCCAAAAAAATGTAGGTTTTTACGATCGTATAATCAGAATTGTCATTGGTATAGGTCTGATAGTTGTACCTGTACTATTTGGATTCCCTGGCTGGTTAATTGCTTTACTTGCAGCTTTAGGCGGGTCAAATATTTTAGAGGGAGTTTTGGGTTTTTGA
- a CDS encoding MtnX-like HAD-IB family phosphatase: MSDEHTNRLRKPRLFVTDFDGTVTFQDSCNLMIQTCARNGWQELNQQWEKGELTTKDVARETFKLFDCSWEDVSRAISNIQIDPDFKKFVDIINREGDQLYIVSDGYDLLIKEILGREGLSHIPFYANKLLVNNRNFSMTTPYSNDNCHQCGSCKTAIIRSLISNFKTVPKTIYVGDGYSDRCPIEIADLVFAKEKLYQIAKSKGIEANKIKSFQDVINKLDIKTE, from the coding sequence GTGAGTGATGAACATACTAATAGATTAAGGAAGCCGCGCTTGTTTGTCACGGATTTTGATGGAACCGTTACATTTCAAGACAGTTGTAATTTAATGATTCAAACTTGTGCCCGAAATGGATGGCAAGAGCTTAATCAACAGTGGGAAAAAGGTGAGCTTACGACAAAAGATGTTGCTCGAGAGACCTTTAAGTTATTTGATTGTTCCTGGGAGGATGTTAGCAGAGCTATAAGTAATATTCAAATTGACCCTGATTTTAAAAAATTTGTTGACATAATAAATAGAGAAGGTGATCAGCTATACATTGTAAGTGATGGTTATGATTTATTAATTAAAGAAATTTTAGGTAGAGAAGGATTATCACATATTCCTTTTTACGCTAATAAATTATTGGTTAACAATAGAAATTTCAGTATGACAACACCATATTCTAATGATAACTGTCATCAGTGTGGTAGCTGCAAAACTGCAATAATTCGAAGCTTAATTAGCAATTTTAAAACTGTCCCTAAAACAATCTATGTAGGAGATGGCTATTCAGACCGATGTCCCATAGAAATTGCAGACCTTGTTTTTGCCAAAGAAAAACTATATCAAATAGCAAAATCGAAAGGAATTGAAGCTAATAAAATTAAGAGTTTTCAGGATGTAATAAATAAACTAGATATTAAAACGGAATAA